GGGGCGAGCGCGTCCCGGTCCTCGACGAGGTGCTGGACGCGGTGCGCTCGCCGATCCAGGCGGAGATCAAGGACGTGGCCGCCGCCCGCGTCCTGGCCGAGCTGATGCTCCGCCGCGACCTGGCGGCCCGCGTCGAGGTGTCGTCCTTCCACGACGACGCCGTCGCGGAGGTGGGCCGCCTGGTGCCGGGCGCGCGGACGGTGCTCGTCGCCGAGGAGTGGGGGCCGGACATCGCCGAGCGCGCCCGCGCGGCCGGCGCGGGCGCGCTCGCGCTGGACATCCGCCGCCTCACGCTGGAGACGGCGGACCTGGCCCGCGCCGCCGGCCTGCGGCTCATCGGCTGGGTCGTCAACACCCCGCAGCATCTCCGGCTGGCCCGCGCGCTGGAGCTGGACGGCGTGACGACGGACTATCCGGAGATCCGGCGCACGGGCCGCTTCCTCGCCTGACCTCCGCCGCCTCCCCACCACCGCCCCTGCCACCGC
This portion of the Streptomyces changanensis genome encodes:
- a CDS encoding glycerophosphodiester phosphodiesterase, yielding MSFLTIGHRGVMGVEPENTLRSFVRAERAGMDAIELDLHLSKDGALVVMHDAEVDRTTDGTGPVADLTLAELRGLDAGRGERVPVLDEVLDAVRSPIQAEIKDVAAARVLAELMLRRDLAARVEVSSFHDDAVAEVGRLVPGARTVLVAEEWGPDIAERARAAGAGALALDIRRLTLETADLARAAGLRLIGWVVNTPQHLRLARALELDGVTTDYPEIRRTGRFLA